In the Salvia miltiorrhiza cultivar Shanhuang (shh) chromosome 8, IMPLAD_Smil_shh, whole genome shotgun sequence genome, AATTTTGCAAAATCTCCGCGCTCGCTGGGACCCAGCGACCGTGTCCAACAAAGCCAGCGATCGCTGGGGCGCCGCGGCCGCTCGGAcaagccagcggtcgctgggccgACCAAGATTCGTGGGGCTCGTGTCCAACTATGCCAGCGATCACTGGGGCGCCGCTACCGCTGGGACAAGCCAGCGATCGCTGGGCTCTAGCAGTCGTTGGGCCCAGCAAATCCTTCATAAATAGTAGTAGCAGCCGTCCTTTTATTTCATCACACAAAATTTGAACCAGACTCGAAAAAAAACACAATTTTAGGGTTCTGCATTGGCTATTAGCAAGGTATTCTCTCATAAATCttgtatctttatattatttttatattcaatttttataatGCATAAACCTTGAATCTTTATAATTTGTTAGCAGCTATATTCTGTTTTTCTATTGCATGCGAGTTGATTAtagtttttgttatttttatttatactttcttttattcattattatagtactatatacgtatatatattttgtgtcTAGTAATATTATCATGGGAGATTCTCAACAACAAGACACGAAAAAGAGGGCAGTCTATGAACCATGGACTAAGGAACAAAGCGATGTATTGTTAGAAATTTTGGTTGAGTTTGCGAATTGGGGATGGCGTGATAATAGTGGTATCTTTAGCAAAGCAACTGTTGAAGAAAGAATACTTCCTCTTCTTAATCAAAGACTTCGTTGTAATAAGACTTATAACCACTACCTAAGCCGTATCAAATGGTTTAAGACCCGTTGGACTGCTTATTCAACACTCATGAAGTTTAACTCTGGTTTTGGCTATGACAACAACGCTAAAAATTTCACGGTCCCAGATGAAGTATGGGATGCATACTGTTAGGTAAACTTGTTaggaattatttttttaaaacaatgttatttaaataatattattaattaataaatatattctttATTATGTTAGGCTCACCCAAAAGATGCATACTTGCGCCATGAAAATTGTCCGGATTATGAAGACTTGGAAACGTGTGGCTGTAGGCAAAAACTCAATTGGATTGGGTAGTGCTGCTGATGCCAGGACATTAGGAGCTGATGAAAATAGAGCTCCGCACATAGAGGAGTTGAATTATGATGTTGAAAATGAGGCGTTTGTAGGACTGACTCAAGATGATCCGCCATCATCCGGTTCCAAATCACCTTTGGTATTTCCTGAAGTGTCTGTGGAGTCCACTCAGAGAAGAGCTCCCGCCAAAAGAACTAGAGGCCAGTTTGAGATAAATTCTGGTCACACTGAAAATAGATCGCATCAGGAATTCATGGCAGAAGTTAAAAAAATCACTACCACAATGGATGGAGTTCAAAGCCTCTTGGTGAAACGAGATACTATGctagagaagagagaaagagaaaaaacttATACAACTTGGGATGCTATCAAAGAAATCCCTGATTTGACTGATGACATTCGCGTGAAAGCATTTGACTTGCTTGATACCAAGACAAAGAAAGatgaatttttgaaaatgacTATTGCGGAACGAGCACGTTGGATAGCTTTTAAGATTAAAGATTAGGGGATAGTGATGATTTCAATCATATTTTGGAaactatgtttttttttaaccaTGTTTTTATAAGTACATTGTTTTGTtggtgttttatttttaatctttcTTTTGATCATTAATGAattcgtattttttttattattgtttcatttttttatatggcAGCATGAATTATGAAGATAAAATTGAGGATGAAATTGAAGAGGAAATGAAAGATGAACTTGAAGATGAAATTGAAACAGAAATGGAGCTTGAATTTTGTGATCAGGTTAGGCTCTTGATGGAGGCAACTAAGGCAATTATCATTTTATTGGGAAATATTATGACGATTCCTCTAACTATTGACAACTCTTTGATGCGACGACCAAAGACTAGGGAATGATTCCATTTTGTACGTAATATGCTCGACAGAGATCCAAAGAGTTTTCGGCAGTTGTATAGAATGTATCCGGATGTCTTTATCAAATTATGCCGGATCATTAGAGAGAAAACCCATGTTCAAGATACACGATACACAACTGTTGAAGAAATGGTGGCAACATTCTTGATCATTGTTGGACACAACGATCATTATTGTAATGTTCGTCAAAGGTTTGATCATTCGCATTTTGCTACTAGTCGGAacttcaataaaatcttgagaGCATTGAACACCATAGCACCGGACATGATGGTTAAGCCGACAACAACAATACCCACTAAAATTCGAGAAAGTACAAGATTTAATCCTTTCTTCAAGGTATGGATTATTTCGATATTATATTGTTGCTATTGTAGTATATCAATTTTTTATGCTTTATTTGTATAACATATTCACTTTATTTTAGGATTGTATCGGAGCTATAGATGGAACTCATATCCCGGCCATGGTCATAGGCAGAGACGTAAGCAGTTA is a window encoding:
- the LOC130998327 gene encoding uncharacterized protein At2g29880-like; translated protein: MKIVRIMKTWKRVAVGKNSIGLGSAADARTLGADENRAPHIEELNYDVENEAFVGLTQDDPPSSGSKSPLVFPEVSVESTQRRAPAKRTRGQFEINSGHTENRSHQEFMAEVKKITTTMDGVQSLLVKRDTMLEKREREKTYTTWDAIKEIPDLTDDIRVKAFDLLDTKTKKDEFLKMTIAERARWIAFKIKD